AGAATTTTCATGTGAAGCAAATACTTAAACCTATACGTGATGAATAAAAAAGTGAATAAAAGATTATTTATACTTCATTAAATCAATTATTTAATGAGATACATAAAAATGGTGGAAAGTGGTAATGAGTCAAGAAGGTGAGAAGGGAAAAGGAGACCTTACATTGAAGGTTTATAAAATGATAATCGAACGCGGGAAGGAGGGGATCTTTCAAAGTGATCTATGGAGATCATTAGGTCTGACAAGTAGAGATGGGTCAAGGCTCGCTATCAGATTGGAGAAGATGGGTTTGATTAGGCGTGAGAAGGTTTTGGATAAGGGGCGATGGACGTATAGACTTACACCCTTAAGGCTTCCGATTCGGATGGAATCTATCGAGCATAGCCCATGTATAAATTGTGAGAATGAGGCAAAGTGTGCACCGGATGGAGCGGTAACACCTTACACCTGTGATTCTCTTATAAATTGGGCTAGGAAAGAGTACGAAGAATTTATCGCAAAAGAGAGTCACGTTACCAATGAAAGTGCCAATATGGACAAGGTTTAAGAATATTAGAAATCGACCCTGAATGTCGACTCGAATATTCAAACAGAGAATAAAGGATGGAAAGAATAATAGGATAGAGATAAAATACTAATTAGATGAAAAAGATATAGCATGTAAAATGAGGGTCCAAGAGGCTAAACGAGATTTTTATAGGCAACTCGCTAAGAAGATGGGTTTCAGAAGTAGGGCAGCATTTAAATTGATTCAAATAAATCAAAAGTATAGAGTGATAAAACCGGGTGATGTTGTAGTAGATTTCGGTTGCGCACCCGGTGGTTGGCTTCAAGTAGCATCTAAAGCTGTAGGTAAAGACGGTTTTGTGTTAGGGATCGATCTTAAAAGGGTTGAAGGGATAGAAGGCAACGTATCGACGATCGTTGCCGATGTTATGAATGGCGATATAGATAAGATGGTATTATCAAAATTACCGAGGATGGCAGATGTGGTACTTTCAGATTTAGCACCGAAGGTCTCGGGAGTGTGGGAGTTGGATCATATAAAGCAGATCGATCTGACGAGGAGGGTCGTCTCAATTTTACCTCAGATTCTGCGCAGAGGCGGTTCGGCCATTCTTAAAGTATTCGAAGGAGAAATGTTCAACGATATCGTTAAGGAGGTCGAAAAGGTATTTAAGGTAGTTAGAATCATCAAGCCTAAAGCGAGTAGAAGTAAGAGTAGTGAAGTATACTTATTATGTACTGATTTTCGAGGCTATTAACTCAAGCTCTTAATAACCTCTTTTAATACCGATATCGGTGCATCGGTCTTAACACCTTTGGGGTTCATCGCCGTTCTCGACGCATTAAAACCTCTACTCTTAAGCTCATCCACCAATTTTGAGGGGCTGATCGATGCTACACCGATTTCATTACACAATCTATCGGTGATGTAGTATGTAGGTGGCGAATCGATCTCCTCAATAGCCATCTTCACGATCTTCATACACCCTTTCATACCCAGTTGCTCAGATAGATTCAAGACTCGATCCAAGATCTGCCTATCGTAAATCTTACCGATCCAGAGGGGGCCTGCCAATCTCTTATTCGCACCACAATTTTTACAATGTGTTATCGGAGTACTGCTCACACACCTATCACCACATTTGAAGCAATGTGCAATATAACCTAGATTGCTCGCAGTTTCTTCGGCCGATCCTTTGCTGTAGTAAATATAGGCGTATATTCGATTGTAATGAACGGTAGTATGGCAAAAGAGTGGTTGAATTCCACAATCGAGCCTGATCGCACAGTACGCTAATGAACCATAGAGTAAGCGTATCGCAA
This DNA window, taken from Nitrososphaerales archaeon, encodes the following:
- a CDS encoding RlmE family RNA methyltransferase, which produces MRVQEAKRDFYRQLAKKMGFRSRAAFKLIQINQKYRVIKPGDVVVDFGCAPGGWLQVASKAVGKDGFVLGIDLKRVEGIEGNVSTIVADVMNGDIDKMVLSKLPRMADVVLSDLAPKVSGVWELDHIKQIDLTRRVVSILPQILRRGGSAILKVFEGEMFNDIVKEVEKVFKVVRIIKPKASRSKSSEVYLLCTDFRGY
- a CDS encoding transcriptional regulator, whose amino-acid sequence is MSQEGEKGKGDLTLKVYKMIIERGKEGIFQSDLWRSLGLTSRDGSRLAIRLEKMGLIRREKVLDKGRWTYRLTPLRLPIRMESIEHSPCINCENEAKCAPDGAVTPYTCDSLINWARKEYEEFIAKESHVTNESANMDKV